From a single Dendropsophus ebraccatus isolate aDenEbr1 chromosome 8, aDenEbr1.pat, whole genome shotgun sequence genomic region:
- the NRBF2 gene encoding nuclear receptor-binding factor 2 produces the protein MEVMESPLNLAHQQSRKADRFLATGKYEEAIACHRKAAAYLLEAKRLTQSEQAQLSLELQRESHIKQQLLIQERLKRAKREEKLRAQQKAIATEKEVTAHLQTSYRSSADDTDSQNALVSAGQKSSCNPGKTLQEIRSVLDREPDSLLYLLQKRKEPLEPYKANRVPKDDKTKLEEQATKIKELNLLVDTLLAENEKLRKENRKLRAEVARLQHNPEKELDTDTDFVEKSELWSLQQPTPSSPNPSSAWQNFVANTGKVKDIPIPNLPPLDIPLPDLPPLELPDDIQSQITEFKGLMDS, from the exons GCACATCAACAGAGCAGAAAGGCGGACCGGTTTCTGGCTACAGGAAAATATGAAGAAGCTATTGCCTGTCACAGGAAAGCTGCTG CCTACCTCTTGGAAGCCAAAAGATTGACACAGTCTGAGCAG GCTCAGCTGTCACTGGAGCTGCAGCGGGAGAGTCATATAAAGCAGCAGCTACTAATTCAGGAAAGATTGAAAAGAGCCAAACGAGAAGAAAAACTCCGAGCGCAACAAAAAGCAATAGCTACAGAAAAAGAGGTGACTGCGCATCTCCAGACGTCATACAGGTCATCTGCGGATGATACTGACAGCCAAAATGCACTCGTTTCTGCCGGACAGAAATCCAGTTGTAACCCAGGGAAGACTTTGCAGGAAATCCGCAGTGTCCTTGACCGAGAACCAGACTCTCTACTATATCTGCTGCAGAAGAGGAAGGAACCACTGGAACCTTACAAGGCAAATCGTGTCCCTAAAGATGACAAGACGAAACTGGAGGAACAGGCCACCAAGATTAAAGAGCTTAACCTGCTGGTGGACACGCTCCTCGCCGAAAACGagaaactaagaaaagagaaCCGCAAGCTTCGGGCAGAGGTGGCCAGACTGCAGCACAATCCAGAGAAAGAGTTGGACACGGACACTGATTTTGTGGAAAAGTCTGAGCTGTGGAGTCTGCAGCAGCCGACACCAAGTTCTCCCAACCCTTCGTCTGCCTGGCAGAATTTTGTAGCAAATACCGGGAAGGTTAAGGACATTCCTATACCTAATCTTCCTCCTCTAGACATTCCCTTACCGGATCTTCCCCCTCTCGAGCTCCCAGATGATATACAATCGCAAATCACAGAGTTTAAAGGACTTATGGACAGCTAG